From the genome of Sphingobacterium kitahiroshimense, one region includes:
- a CDS encoding CTP synthase, with protein sequence MTKYIFVTGGVTSSLGKGIIASSLAKLLQARGYKVTIQKFDPYINIDPGTLNPYEHGECYVTEDGAETDLDLGYYERFLNVPTSQANNVTTGRIYQSVIQKERAGEYLGKTVQVVPHITDEIKNRMRLLGETGKYDIVITELGGTVGDIESLPFIEAVRQLRWELGTHDSVVIHLTLVPYLAAAGELKTKPTQHSVKTLLEYGIQPDILVCRTEHKLTQEIRKKLALFCNVNINAVVESIDAPTIYDVPLNMLKEQLDKTVLAKLKLSNKNEPDLDSWKAFLGKLKNPTNEVNIGLVGKYVELPDAYKSIVESFIHAGAANECKVKLQYIAAESVNDQNVQDKLSEMDGVLVAPGFGERGLDGKLAAIKYIRENNIPFFGICLGMQCSVIEFGRNVLGLKDANSTEMNPDTPHPVINLMEDQKNITNMGGTMRLGAYDCDIKKGTKAFNIYGKTRISERHRHRYEFNNAYLEQYEAAGMITSGINPTSGLVEIVELKNHPFFVAGQFHPELKSTVANPHPLFVSFVAAALSNKKNKIQKQETIK encoded by the coding sequence ATGACTAAATATATTTTTGTTACGGGCGGCGTTACTTCGTCGTTAGGGAAGGGTATTATTGCATCCTCTCTTGCTAAACTTCTCCAAGCACGTGGCTACAAGGTTACGATTCAAAAATTTGACCCTTACATTAACATTGATCCAGGAACATTAAATCCATATGAGCATGGTGAGTGTTACGTAACGGAAGATGGTGCTGAAACAGACCTTGATTTAGGCTATTACGAACGTTTCTTAAACGTACCTACTTCACAAGCTAATAACGTGACGACAGGTCGTATTTATCAATCTGTTATTCAAAAAGAACGCGCAGGTGAATATTTAGGAAAAACAGTTCAAGTTGTTCCTCATATCACAGATGAGATCAAAAACCGTATGCGTTTATTAGGTGAAACAGGAAAATATGATATTGTCATCACAGAATTAGGTGGTACAGTAGGTGATATCGAATCTTTACCTTTCATCGAAGCAGTTCGTCAGTTAAGATGGGAATTAGGCACTCATGATTCTGTAGTTATTCACTTAACATTAGTACCTTACTTAGCAGCAGCTGGTGAATTAAAAACAAAACCAACACAACATTCTGTTAAAACATTATTAGAATACGGTATCCAACCTGATATTTTAGTTTGTCGTACAGAACATAAATTGACGCAAGAAATTCGCAAAAAATTAGCATTATTTTGTAATGTCAATATTAATGCTGTTGTAGAATCGATTGATGCTCCTACTATTTATGACGTTCCTTTAAATATGCTGAAAGAACAATTAGACAAGACTGTCCTTGCTAAATTGAAACTTTCGAATAAGAATGAACCAGATTTAGATAGCTGGAAAGCATTTTTAGGAAAATTAAAAAATCCTACTAATGAAGTAAATATCGGATTAGTCGGTAAATATGTTGAATTACCAGATGCATATAAATCTATAGTCGAAAGTTTTATCCACGCCGGAGCGGCCAATGAATGTAAAGTAAAATTACAATATATTGCCGCGGAAAGTGTAAATGATCAAAATGTCCAAGACAAGTTGAGCGAAATGGATGGCGTACTTGTTGCTCCTGGTTTTGGTGAACGTGGATTAGACGGTAAGTTAGCCGCTATTAAATATATACGTGAAAACAATATTCCTTTCTTTGGAATTTGTTTAGGCATGCAATGTTCAGTAATTGAATTTGGCCGTAATGTATTGGGATTAAAAGATGCAAATAGTACGGAAATGAATCCAGATACACCACATCCAGTGATCAACTTAATGGAAGATCAAAAAAACATCACTAACATGGGCGGTACAATGCGATTAGGTGCGTACGATTGTGATATCAAAAAAGGTACAAAAGCATTCAATATATACGGAAAAACAAGAATCTCCGAACGTCACCGTCACCGTTATGAGTTCAATAATGCTTATTTAGAGCAATATGAAGCAGCTGGAATGATTACTTCAGGAATCAACCCAACTTCAGGATTAGTAGAAATTGTTGAGTTGAAAAACCATCCTTTTTTCGTAGCAGGACAATTTCATCCAGAATTAAAGTCAACTGTTGCAAATCCTCACCCACTTTTTGTTAGCTTTGTAGCCGCTGCTTTGTCGAATAAGAAAAATAAGATACAAAAGCAGGAAACAATTAAGTAA
- a CDS encoding acyltransferase family protein — protein MYKNISFFPNLNAFRFFAALLVLFHHGEVIRTKNDFITYEHFSFFQNGTTAVKFFFVLSGFLISYLLLKEQDQKKTISIKNFYLKRVIRIWPLYFLLVAIGIVIFPFLFQVLHINYSFPYTIGQVWLLFVLFLPSIVTFTYGSHLLEPLWSIGVEEWFYIIWAPLFKWIDNKFALIIGIFLLKILLLILCFNNIITDVLVVHLIKTFAFESMAIGALGAYFLYHTNINLQAWYKKYAAVNYFLLAVLFSFLFFRNTCIAFIGSNIFDHWIFSYIILNALFLNLILFIGIRLNSKSFFNNTFLDYGGKISYGIYMYHMIVIFAVIHLAKKHLLTLDPYLSFLIFYSLVIAGTFITAHLSKKYFEDFFMKFRSKLN, from the coding sequence ATGTATAAGAACATATCTTTTTTTCCAAATCTAAATGCGTTCCGTTTTTTTGCCGCACTCCTCGTTCTATTTCACCATGGAGAAGTCATTCGGACAAAAAATGATTTCATCACCTATGAACATTTTAGTTTTTTTCAAAATGGAACTACTGCTGTCAAATTTTTCTTTGTCTTAAGTGGTTTCCTCATCAGTTATTTGTTACTGAAAGAACAAGATCAGAAAAAGACAATATCCATTAAAAATTTCTATCTGAAAAGAGTCATTCGCATCTGGCCTTTATATTTCTTATTAGTCGCCATAGGCATAGTTATCTTCCCTTTTCTATTTCAGGTCTTACATATTAACTATTCATTCCCCTATACCATAGGGCAGGTCTGGCTGTTATTTGTTTTATTTTTGCCCAGTATCGTCACCTTTACCTATGGCTCACATCTACTCGAACCCCTATGGTCTATCGGCGTTGAAGAATGGTTTTACATCATTTGGGCACCCCTATTTAAATGGATAGACAACAAGTTTGCACTTATTATAGGTATATTTTTACTCAAAATTCTTTTACTGATACTATGTTTTAACAACATCATTACAGACGTACTTGTTGTGCATCTTATCAAAACTTTTGCTTTCGAATCAATGGCAATTGGTGCACTGGGAGCTTATTTCCTATACCACACCAATATAAACTTACAGGCTTGGTACAAAAAATATGCAGCGGTCAATTACTTTTTATTAGCCGTATTATTTTCATTCTTATTCTTCCGAAATACATGTATAGCATTTATTGGATCAAATATTTTTGATCATTGGATCTTTTCATACATCATTCTAAATGCACTCTTTCTCAATCTCATTCTGTTTATCGGTATCAGATTAAATTCAAAATCATTTTTCAACAATACTTTTTTAGACTACGGAGGCAAAATCTCCTATGGAATTTACATGTATCATATGATCGTGATCTTTGCCGTTATTCATTTAGCGAAAAAACATTTACTAACACTTGATCCCTACTTAAGTTTTCTGATTTTCTACAGTTTAGTTATAGCAGGTACATTTATAACAGCACATTTATCAAAAAAATACTTTGAAGATTTTTTCATGAAGTTTAGATCTAAATTGAATTAG
- a CDS encoding carbohydrate-binding family 9-like protein encodes MNKSIFTLVFLCCFLNSYAQNSIQDFLALQSIPKTYPVLKISEPLIIDGKDDEISWTKAKTINNFEDIQGGEHKKPLYKTEVKMLWDSTYLYVYAKLYEPHIWADIYKHDEIVYLNNDFEIFLKPNLYQAEYYEIEVNPLHTIFDLMLPKPYRFGGQAITHWDVKNLKSAVHINGTLNNPQDIDTYWSVEFAIPHQSLYAFGKSSMPKANDYWLCNFSRVQWQHDITNNHYSRKKENNKPLAEDNWVWSPIGLINMHYPERWGYIQFVEQAQKQEATLPNSYAVTKLAWNIHYLQQLFKKENRRYSDQLTKLSLYNQYLLPALKDYEVTLDLNKDKQSYSMKIKEKQSKKIQVSLDNRGNFDLYNQ; translated from the coding sequence ATGAACAAGTCTATTTTTACCCTCGTATTCCTGTGCTGTTTCCTGAACAGCTATGCCCAAAATTCAATTCAAGATTTTTTAGCACTACAGTCCATTCCAAAAACATATCCGGTACTTAAAATCAGTGAACCGTTAATAATTGACGGTAAGGACGATGAAATTAGCTGGACAAAAGCAAAAACAATTAATAATTTTGAAGATATTCAAGGTGGCGAGCACAAAAAACCTTTGTATAAAACCGAAGTAAAAATGCTTTGGGATTCCACCTACCTATATGTGTACGCAAAACTGTATGAACCTCATATTTGGGCAGATATCTACAAGCACGATGAAATTGTTTATCTAAACAATGACTTTGAAATATTTTTAAAACCCAATTTATATCAAGCAGAATATTACGAAATAGAGGTCAATCCATTACATACCATTTTCGATCTTATGTTACCAAAACCATATCGATTCGGGGGTCAGGCCATTACACATTGGGATGTTAAAAATCTAAAATCCGCAGTACATATCAATGGTACCCTTAATAATCCCCAGGATATAGATACATACTGGTCTGTTGAATTTGCAATTCCACATCAATCATTATATGCTTTCGGTAAATCCTCAATGCCTAAAGCAAATGATTACTGGTTATGTAATTTTTCACGTGTACAATGGCAACATGATATCACAAATAATCATTACAGTAGAAAAAAAGAAAATAATAAGCCCTTAGCTGAAGACAATTGGGTATGGTCACCGATCGGTTTAATTAATATGCATTATCCAGAAAGATGGGGATATATACAATTTGTAGAACAAGCACAAAAGCAGGAAGCAACACTTCCAAATAGTTATGCCGTCACTAAACTAGCTTGGAATATTCATTATTTACAACAATTGTTTAAAAAGGAAAATCGTCGATATAGCGATCAATTAACGAAACTTTCATTATATAATCAATACCTACTACCCGCTTTGAAAGATTATGAGGTCACTTTGGATCTAAATAAAGACAAACAAAGTTATAGTATGAAGATCAAGGAAAAACAGTCAAAAAAAATTCAAGTATCCTTAGATAATAGAGGTAATTTTGATCTTTATAACCAGTAA
- the rplS gene encoding 50S ribosomal protein L19 codes for MDLVKFVEEQAVIRNEVPAFKAGDTISVHYKIREGNKERIQIYQGVVIQLNSEGVNSTFTVRKISNGIGVERIFPINSPNIEKIVVNSYGKVRRAKLFYLRGLTGKAARIKSKRI; via the coding sequence ATGGATTTAGTAAAATTTGTAGAAGAACAAGCGGTAATCAGAAATGAAGTTCCCGCATTTAAAGCAGGAGACACCATAAGCGTTCATTATAAAATTCGCGAGGGAAATAAAGAGCGTATCCAAATTTACCAAGGTGTGGTTATCCAATTGAACAGCGAAGGTGTTAATTCAACTTTCACTGTACGCAAAATTTCAAATGGCATTGGTGTGGAACGTATCTTCCCTATAAATTCGCCAAACATTGAAAAAATTGTAGTAAACAGCTACGGTAAAGTACGTCGCGCTAAATTATTTTATTTACGTGGTCTTACTGGTAAAGCTGCTCGTATTAAGTCTAAAAGAATCTAA
- a CDS encoding tetratricopeptide repeat protein: MVTGYGQEVEKQLNAEQVQTMDSIDVVRDYRPVLADAVKVRRSPDMSHINREAIETELRQIATATYFANKTFKQAYYTILLKQHPNASRSNIDSYRISYLAYQAREYPRAASILESLEASDAFYQGSIITLGHIALETGDKQRARNAFVKAMRLDFDPQLKADAQFNYAKILYAMDSTQAAQQVLEKYIAQEYGGRELGAQAQESAEILSAQILLGTSNFHTGVSLLESLKDRGREVDATYQKATYYRGLEFYNERAFENSISTFMRSEKFPIDAKMAALATYWKAEAMYEVRKYGEAVENFSRFLRLPVAKNTDVYNYANYGLAYAAFRNNSFSMSADYFERFLAVEGSSLDENIRHDVIARLGDSYLSMRNYDRANQYYDQLINSKTSNQDYALFQRGVIFGLQGDHETKLKILQSVLKQFPASNYADDAAFEIPYTYFTTGDYDRAIDGLQRMIEKYPRSSYVPRALMTIGLVQYNKDDSEAAKATFKSVVEKYSKTNEAQQAMRFIENIYLDQGDATSYIHYAIGTNVSNLSPAEQDNMAFQAAQSLFAKQQYAASVEAINAYFDKFPKPKQEKYARYIRGVSSYRTGHPKEALHDLNIILNDWTSKYTENTLLTVAALYLDLKEYNEAIVHLKKLELNSDYKKNYGYAISNLMMCYFELGDMEQMAKYAKLIKDYDGASQEEIAKAHLYSGRVLLQQKNIVSAMKELNLAALKSQKAVGAEARYRVGQLQYDNKEYDKAIETAFEVINSEEENAYWEAKSFLLLADSYARKGNTLQAKSTLESVIENYEEKDDIIPSAKERLKKLNNK; encoded by the coding sequence GTGGTTACGGGTTATGGGCAGGAAGTAGAGAAGCAACTAAATGCAGAGCAAGTGCAAACGATGGATTCCATTGATGTCGTACGCGACTACCGACCTGTTCTGGCCGATGCCGTAAAGGTTCGCAGGAGCCCAGATATGAGTCATATCAATCGGGAAGCCATTGAGACGGAGCTACGTCAAATAGCCACAGCTACCTATTTTGCAAATAAAACGTTTAAACAAGCTTATTACACTATATTGCTTAAACAGCATCCAAACGCTTCACGCAGCAATATTGATAGTTACCGTATCAGCTATCTGGCTTACCAGGCACGTGAATATCCAAGAGCGGCCTCTATTTTGGAGTCGCTGGAAGCTTCGGATGCCTTTTATCAGGGTTCGATCATAACTTTGGGTCATATTGCACTGGAAACCGGCGATAAGCAACGCGCACGAAATGCATTTGTCAAAGCGATGAGACTAGATTTCGACCCCCAATTGAAAGCAGATGCGCAATTTAACTATGCCAAAATCTTGTATGCAATGGACTCTACCCAAGCCGCTCAGCAAGTTCTGGAAAAATATATTGCTCAAGAATATGGGGGGCGTGAACTAGGCGCTCAAGCACAGGAAAGTGCGGAAATATTATCGGCTCAAATCCTGTTGGGGACGAGTAACTTCCATACTGGAGTAAGTCTGTTGGAGTCGTTGAAAGATAGAGGGCGGGAAGTCGATGCTACTTATCAAAAAGCAACTTACTATCGCGGATTGGAGTTTTATAACGAGCGCGCTTTCGAAAATAGCATATCGACATTCATGAGATCTGAAAAATTCCCGATCGATGCAAAAATGGCCGCGCTTGCTACTTATTGGAAAGCGGAAGCGATGTATGAAGTGCGCAAATATGGGGAGGCGGTAGAAAACTTCTCCCGGTTCTTACGGTTGCCTGTTGCAAAAAATACCGACGTATATAATTATGCAAATTATGGGCTGGCTTATGCCGCGTTCAGAAATAACAGTTTTAGTATGTCGGCCGATTATTTTGAGCGCTTTTTGGCTGTCGAGGGAAGTTCGCTAGATGAAAATATACGTCATGACGTAATAGCACGTTTGGGCGATTCGTATTTGTCTATGCGCAATTACGACCGTGCCAACCAATATTATGATCAGCTTATCAACAGTAAAACTTCCAATCAGGACTATGCGTTGTTCCAACGAGGTGTTATCTTTGGATTGCAGGGAGACCATGAAACCAAGCTAAAGATCCTGCAGTCTGTTTTGAAACAATTTCCGGCTTCGAATTATGCAGATGACGCCGCCTTTGAGATCCCCTATACCTATTTCACTACGGGAGATTATGATCGCGCTATCGATGGTTTGCAACGGATGATCGAAAAATACCCGCGCAGCAGCTATGTGCCCCGCGCATTGATGACCATAGGGCTCGTGCAGTATAATAAAGATGATTCCGAAGCGGCGAAAGCCACTTTCAAAAGTGTTGTGGAGAAATATTCCAAAACCAATGAGGCACAGCAAGCGATGCGTTTTATTGAAAACATCTACCTAGACCAAGGGGATGCTACGAGCTATATTCATTACGCAATCGGCACCAATGTCAGTAACCTGAGCCCTGCGGAGCAAGATAATATGGCTTTTCAAGCAGCCCAATCTCTGTTTGCCAAGCAGCAATACGCAGCTTCGGTGGAAGCCATCAATGCGTATTTTGATAAATTTCCGAAGCCCAAACAAGAAAAATATGCCCGTTACATCCGCGGGGTGAGTTCGTACCGCACTGGGCATCCAAAGGAAGCACTGCACGATCTGAATATCATCCTAAACGACTGGACAAGCAAGTATACAGAAAACACCTTGCTGACAGTGGCTGCCCTATATCTTGATCTAAAAGAATACAACGAGGCGATTGTGCACCTCAAAAAATTGGAACTCAATTCAGATTATAAAAAGAACTATGGTTACGCAATAAGTAACCTGATGATGTGTTATTTCGAACTCGGCGACATGGAGCAGATGGCCAAGTATGCGAAGTTGATAAAAGATTACGATGGCGCATCGCAGGAGGAAATTGCTAAAGCTCATTTATACAGTGGAAGGGTATTGCTACAACAAAAGAACATCGTGTCTGCCATGAAGGAACTCAATCTGGCTGCTCTGAAGAGCCAAAAGGCGGTTGGCGCAGAAGCGCGATACCGTGTTGGGCAACTGCAGTATGATAACAAGGAATACGACAAAGCCATTGAAACTGCCTTTGAGGTGATTAATAGTGAGGAAGAAAATGCATACTGGGAAGCCAAGAGTTTCCTATTGCTTGCTGATAGCTATGCGCGTAAAGGCAATACTTTGCAGGCGAAGAGTACGTTGGAAAGTGTAATTGAAAATTATGAAGAAAAAGATGATATCATTCCGTCAGCAAAAGAACGTTTAAAGAAATTGAACAATAAGTAA
- a CDS encoding alpha/beta hydrolase: protein MYDTLKAKYSENRIVVIGQSIGSGAASFLSAHNQPKMVILQAPYYSIADWIHQLVPALKIVNNSFKLEIYSYLKKITYQLVLIHGDADDAVYYGSSKKLSRFIKPTDRFITLPGEGHNDFTKNETYLTWIKRLLK from the coding sequence ATGTATGACACTTTAAAAGCCAAATATAGTGAAAACAGAATAGTGGTAATAGGGCAATCCATTGGGTCTGGAGCGGCATCATTCCTTAGTGCTCACAACCAGCCGAAAATGGTAATTTTACAAGCCCCTTATTATTCAATAGCGGATTGGATACATCAGTTGGTACCAGCTCTTAAAATTGTAAATAACTCATTTAAGTTGGAAATTTATAGTTATTTGAAGAAAATAACCTACCAGTTAGTTCTGATACACGGAGATGCTGATGATGCTGTATATTATGGTTCCTCAAAGAAATTATCAAGATTTATAAAACCAACAGATCGGTTTATCACCCTTCCTGGCGAAGGACATAATGATTTTACCAAAAATGAAACATATTTGACGTGGATAAAGAGACTGCTCAAGTAA